A stretch of DNA from Falco biarmicus isolate bFalBia1 chromosome 6, bFalBia1.pri, whole genome shotgun sequence:
CAAGTGCTCCATCCCCACTGTGAGCCCTTTTTGCCACCAATGCTGGGTGCCACAGGCAGGCCACCACATGCCGCCCTGCCTGTGCAAGcccagcaggagagcaggggcAGGCATGGGGCAGGATAAGGTGCTGAGAGGGCAAGTGGTGAGCTGGGTGCCCCCAGCAGATTCAGACAGTGGGCAAGGTAGGGGCAGTTGGCTCCTCTCCCCAGTGCAGGCTGCAAGCCCCCATCCAACCCcgtgtccccccagccctgccccccgccccggcactGTGGCGCAGGGCCAGAGAGGGGCACCCAGACAGGGCAGCCACCCTGTCCTTGTGCTGCACCCATGGCTGTgccgcagccctgccccacagcagcaggatgagTCCCTCATCCAGCCTGGCTGTGACTCAGCCTAGAGCCCAGCCTCTTCCCAGTGCTGGCCGGCAGCCCAGGACGGGGACAGCGGGCACAGGGGTGATGGATGCTCTGCTGACGCTTCCTCTGTGTGGGGAGAGATGGATGTGCCCCAAGCCAGGGGTGAAGGTGGCTGCCAGCCGCTGTTGCCtggtccccagcccagccccctccaTGGGTAGGGCACCGGCCAGGAGCCACAGCTCGCAGGAATCACCCACCACTGTGCTCAGGCCCTGGCCGGTCTCCCTGGTGGAGGCAAGGCAAGATAGATGGCACCACCTGGTTGAGATGCAGCTAGGGTGGATGGGAGCACTCGGGCATGCTGCCCATGCCTAGGGCCAGTCTACATGTGCCTCTGGGGTGTCTCAAAACACCTTGAACCCTGGTTGCTGCTCTCACAAAGccaggagaaagaagaggtaACTCAATTCTTTCCCAGAATTTTCTCCCTGCACTCCAGTGCAAGATGAGGGGCAGGAAAGGTCTCTGCTGACACATACCTGCTGCATGGTGGGCAGCTGGCTGGTGCCTGATGGGTGAACCCATGCAGAGGAATGAGCTCTGGGTGATGcaccccaggcagagctccagccTGGGGCACCAGCTCATGGCCCAGTTGGGGCAACATCCCCAGCTCACAGCTTGGAGGCAGAGGGCCCTTcacacacagcccctgcagccaTCACTGGTGTGTGAGTGCCAGTGCCACACAACCCTGGGCAGCCCCAAGACCACCCCTGGTGTGCCTCACCGCATGGTGGGTGGTCACCTGTTCCCCGGCAACTCACGCTCTGGACATGCTGACTCAGCTTTTGCACTGGTTTCCAGCAATTACTGCTAATGGGAGCCATCTCAGTAATGGGTCTGGAGATGCAGCCAGGAGAGGGGCCAGACAGCGTGCAGGGAGCTGGATGgcaccaggcacccagccaccccagcccaggTAGGACCCCAGAGAGCTGTGCCACAGGGAGCAGCCTTGACACCAGCACCTAGGAGActggcagcaccaggcaccCAATGCCCCCAAGGCCCCGgaacccagcactgagcctggcAGGGCCAGCCCCATGCACCCCTGGGCTCTGGCCAGGCAAAGACTTGCTCTGTGCCTTGCAGCAGTGCGGCAGAtgcctccccaccccagccgTGGAGCGCCTGTGGAGCCAGCTCTCTGCCTGAGGTCCTGGGACACGATAGAGTTGCAAGTCAGGCTGTGAGGACAGGAGCGCGATGACAGAGCTGGGGGCACGCAGTCGgtgctgggacggggctgtgcctgggcacAGGCGTGACCACAAATAGgagcagctggcagtgctggcatgCTGGGAGGAGCTGCCAAGGTGCCCCTGCTGATgacagctccctgctgctccagggaaGCAGCACATACCTGCTGGATCTTGGACCAGTTCTCCTCCACTGACAGACCGTTCATCGCTCCAGTGATGGCGAGGAAGCAGCCAAGGAAACACGGCGCAAATGCCCCCTGCAAGAGGCGAGTCAGAGCCCAGTGCTGTAGGACCTGTGGTGCTTGGAGCTGGGTCCGCAATGCAGGGTGAGGGGAGTGTGTGGTGGGACAAGGGGGGACAGGCCCAGCTTGCCCGATGGCCTGGGGTTActcagcctgctgctccccagcacagagccatACAGAAGTACAGGCACCACCACAGAACCTCTGGAAGGGTCCAAACCCAGACCAAGGTGGCCCCTCTGCAACCCTGTACACCCCAACCCTTCACTGCACTGGTACTGGCCCCAGCCTCAGGAGCTGGGGCTCTTGGAGCAGGATGGAAACCAGCCTGTGGACACATGGCTGTACCTACCTCCCACGGCACCAGCCCCATGCAGGCACCCTCACCCACGTGGCACTGACCTGGTCCAGGACCATCTTCTTCACAGCCACCACTTTTGTGGTCCCTGGGATGAGACGATCCAGGATCTTGTACCAGCTCCCCACAACAGGCCCCTGCAAAAGCCAGATGGTGAGGGGCAGCATCCTACTCGTCCCGCTCTCCCAGGCCACAGGCTGTCAGGGCTGGGGGGTCTCCAGAGCTAGCTACATGGCCCGGCCCTAGCCCTGAAACACAGGGACCGGGGCCTGTCCTGCCTCccctcctgggctgtgctgctccttGCTGAACGCTGTGTCGCCATGGGACAGCCCCCATGTGTAGGGTGGGCACAGggacccccacagccccccctgcccctccttgaCCACTCTGCCGGGCAGTACCAGCACTGGCATGGGGCAGCCAGGGGCCTGCTCCAGCACGGCAGCCGCAGGACTTCACATCTGACACACTGGGCAGGGTTCTGTGGCATGGGGACCCTGGCTGTGCCAGTGCCACCCAGGGCTCCCCGCCCAAGCCGCCAGTGCAGGGCACTGGGCCCAATGTCGCCCTGCCCAGAGCATGGGAGCTGAGGGGTCAGGATCCAGCCTCAGCCTacacagcagagcaaagcacGTTTTGCACCCTTGGGTGTAGGTCACCCTCCTGCCAAAGTGAAACCTCCCCAGGgatggcaccagcagcagggacaggcacaGGTGCCCAGGCTGCATGGGGAggctgccagccctgtcccacccTGCAGCGCAGCTGGGGGTGCCCATACCCATAGCTGGGTGTAGGAACTGGGTGCTCCTCCTCGAGGggacccagctctgcccacagctgctgaaGGTGGCACCAGGATGACCCAGCTGACACCCAGGCAGCACAGTCTCACCCTGCCCAAAGAGccctccatcccaccccacccaaagcctgctgctcagcccaggTGCCCACTGCACACTGGCACTCACCACAAAGCAGAAGCCGATGGCCATCATCTTCAGGGTCCGGGGGCCGTTGTGCCCACGCAGCCCCCGCCGCTCTACTAGCTGCTGGGCGATCATGTCACCAGCTCCCATGAGGGCCCCTGtgaccagcacagcctgctctgGCAGCTGCCGTGCACTGGGGCAGAATACGACCTCAGAGCACCCTGCGGacagccagctcctcctgcccaagcgctgccctgcctgcctgcagcgcTGCTGCGCTGGGAAGGCCTGAGCCTGCTCTGGCCCCACTGAGCCCATCCCGGTGCACAGCTGCCCACTGCCCTGCACCAAACCTGCCCActcccaccctgcagcaccagccctctCGCAGAGGCCAAGTGCCTTGGGCTGCTCTTAGGACGATGCAGCATCTCTAATTGAAACAGCggccagctgtgctgtgtccccagagccctggcacagggctcATCCATCACCCAGGGCCCACAGTACCCGGGGTTTCGGGGGCAGAGCCCACcccgctgctgcctgcactCCCGCTGTGGCCTCTCCTGACACCTTGCACTGCCTGAAACTTCTCCCCGAGCACCGTGCAAACCCTGCCGACTACAATACCCTTCCTTGGAAAGCCGCTCTCTGCCGCTCTCACCCGGCAGCACCACCGCCGCCACCAGCCAGGTAAGGCTCgctgggtgccagggctggcccCGGCTCctcgctgctgcctggctgctggcacagctcctcGCCTTGTTGCCATATCAGTGTGAGGGACCTTCTGCTGCGCGCATCCCCTGCAgagtgctgctcagctgggcctttggcagcccctgctccatCCTTACACCCTTGACCTCTTCGACGCAACTCGGCTGGCCCAGTGCTCCTTCCCCTGACCTTTGCGGGCTCCCTGCTTATTCCCGCTGTTCCTCCCAGGATGGTTCCCAGGCAggtctccagccctgctgcgATTCTGCTCCATTCTTGGAAACCCTGAACCCAGCAAGCCATTGTCTTGGGAAGTGCTGgtcccagcagcccccaccGCACTGCCAGCTcagggccagccctgcccagaaGGTCTCTGTGAGCGGTTTCTTGTGGACAaggggtggcagagccctggccgtgtcaccagcagcacccagcccttactccctccctcccagggcCACCGGTCTCTCTGTGACAGCCCCCAGCAGTGCCACAGGGAGCACATCCCAGCCTAAGGGCTGCAGACCCCAGGCCGTGGCAGGGGAGCATGCCTGCCGCCTCTACAGTGCCTGCAGCTGGATTGTGCCGTCCCCAGCCAGCATGCACGAGGGGAACGGGGTGGGAACAGCTGCCCAGCTCCTTGCCCCAGCCATGCGGGCCAGGGCTGCAGTGTGGCCCCGGGGAGCCCATGGGCAGTGGCTggacccagcccagcccagctgcccagcagagtCTGGAGacagcccaggaggctgggcaggagccagggcCTCAGCCAAGACCAGTCGGGCTGGACATGCCCTGGCAGGACTGGGAGAGCTGGCCCCATCTCTGCAGCCCCATGGAGCTGCCGCACCCCTGGAACTGCCTCCTGCCACTGTTATCCCTGGCTCCATCTCCCACCCTGGACCAAACGCAGCCCCCAGGGGCTGAGGCTCTGCCCCTAGGCCCTGAGAGCTACTGCACCCCTCCGTGATGGCAGAGTGGCCTCCACCAGCCCACAGTAgtgcaggggcagggggtgccagCAAGCGAGGGACCCCAGGCCAGCATGGCAGAAGCGCCGACTGCCTGCTTCCCACAGGCAGCCTTCCCACTAAGCACAGGCAGGCTCCCCCCGCATGGCGCTCATTGAGAAAGCGCAGCCGGCAGCACTGGCATTACTCATTCAGTGCTGAAGGCTCCGGGCACAATGCCTGGCAGGGATAAAGCAATGCCAGGGCTGCCAGTGAGGGAATAGACCTGTCCGTGCACCCCGCCCAagcctgggagcagggctggatcAAGTCTCTCGCAATGACTTTGCTCACTCAGGCTGGCACCAGTGCCACTCGCCACACGCACTGTActtgcccagccctgctgcagctccagcacggggctggggaccccagcTGCACTGCACACCATGAACACAGGAACCAGCCCCTGGTGgaccccacagctctgccaggccCTGCCACCACTGCCATGTCCTGCCCTGGGTTGGGAAGAGCCAACACACACGGTAGCACCGCACCTGCACGGGAGTGCTGGATGCAGCTGATGGGAAGGGTGAGGGCTCCCCAGCTGGCCGCCACCCGAGCTCCAAGGAGGCACTTTCTCGTCTGCTCAGTGCAGAGCAGTGcacgggcaggcaggaggcagcacgcagcccccagccaggctgagccCAGGGTGCCTGGCCGATCCCACAAGTTGCTGTTCCTGTGGTCAGAGGACTTTGAAACGAGCCCAAATCTAAGTAGGCCACACCGTCTGCATCCCCCGTGGGCCTCACCGGCTGCCAGCTGGAGATTGCATTGCCACCACAGGAGCACAAGGCTGCTCGCCGCAGGCAGGGACAGCAAGGTCACGGCCATGGGCACGTGCTGCTGCCCACTGTGCCTGGGCCCTGCTGGCATCCTGGCCCAAGGCCTGAGATGCAGGAGGCAAAGCCCTGCCTGACCCCACTGCTCCACTGCCAGGCAGGACAGCGATTCGGCTGGGGGAGTGCAGCTGGGCACACCAGGCACAGCCAACTGCCAGCAAACCTCCCCGGCCTAGACCTAGCCAgtggctctgctctgcccagggGAACAGCAGCATCGGgggctcctccagcagcaagcaaaggcagggctggaggctgggatctgcacagcccccctgcagctgcccagcatggggcacagggctggggggagtcTGCCTCCTCCACATGGAccatggcacagccagcagcaagggGCCAAGCCCAGCCTTGGATGGGGTAATTATTTGCTGGAGCTACAAGGAAGCAGGAAAGCTCAGCCTCCAGAAGGGCTGCCCTTATCCTGGAGGAATGGCTATGCTCCCACCAGGGCTGGGCCCAGGCCCCCGCTGCAGGCAAGGGAGACATCCAGCCACCAAGCCTGAGCCTCTTCTTGGCTGCAGCAACCACATCCAGCACTGGGCCTATCACTCACACAGAGCAGCTGTACTCGGTGGCTGCGCAGCCCCAtgggcacagccctgtgctcctgGTGGCTGCCACAGCCACAAGGAACTGTTAGTAGGGGGGAACAGGGGTACATCTCAGCATGGCAGGACCAGCTCCAGCGTGAAGAAGCAACAGGCAGAGGTGGAGCCCAGAGCCAGCATGGGGCTGCACCAAGCCagctacagcagcagctgaggctgccAAGGAAGGAGAGGGCTGGTCCTGGGCAGCCCTCCCAGCTCCACCTTGGCCTCGCTCCAGGAATCAAGGGGGGAtgtgcagcccagcagcacacgATGCAGCAGGTTCCAGGCAATAGACTCCATCAAATcagataaaaataacagcaagaaCAGTGAGGTGGCCTGGCAGgaccccagcagcctggcaggcagAGCAACATGCcgtcaccccccaccccccccccccccccccgcagcagcagggaggaccAGTGGCTGCAAGCGGAGCCCCCTGGCACCCATACTagttccccagcacagcagggcatcCCCAGATGCCCCAGGCTGTTTTTCCAGCATCCCAGGCTGGTTATTTGTGAGCAGCATGGCTGGTGGGTGGcaggggtggtggggaaggCTGCAAGCAGGGGGTGCAGAGGAGAACACGCAGGGACCCTGCTGCCAACCAGCCTGCTTTGCACACCCCTCTGCATGGCTCTACAGCACAGGCAGGATGGATTttcctgccagccagcagccctgcacaggaGCAATGAGCAGCAGGGAGACAGAGATGCTTGTTGCTCAGGACTGCAAGTCCAGGGCCAGCAAGGTcaggagcatccctgcctgTAGCAGCTGCCTGCATAGGGAGAGTGTCCTTGGGGCATGGGGAGGCACCTGCCAGTGCCAGGGTAGATTTATGACAGCTGCCAGCCCTTCAAACAGCAACACTGTTAGGGAGAATAAATTACCTGTGCAGGGCCCCAAGGAGCCTCTCAGGGGCAGGGTctctccccaggcagcacctCTGTGCCCAACTCGACCCAAAGCCTTTGCTGCCAAGTACTGGCTAACACCCAGGGGAGGGTCAGGAGGTCTCCACCCCAGCGCCACGGCCCAGCATCTACACCCTCccaggaggaggggggggcCCCAAAACAGCCTCTACCCAGAGGTTTGGGGTAAGGCCTCGAGCTGTGGGAGGTCTCTCCGGGGGGCTGGAAGGAGGCACAACCCCATTAGGCCTCCCAGCTCTAGTGCAGCCTCCCGATGCAGatctcctgcagctggagggggcTGAGGCCCCTCACCCAGTGGGACACATGGTGagcccctgctccctgctgagCCAGGGGgaacagcagctcctcctccccACGAACGATGGACCACTGAGGCACCGGGACCCTCCACCGCCCCCGCTCCGTggggctcctgccctgcctcccaCGGGGGGCGACCgagcccacagcagcagggcaacGGGGCCCCGTGTTACTggggtgagggggctgggggatcggggggcagggagggcccCGAGCCGGGGCTGGGGATCCGGCGTTCCCAGACGCAGGGGCACGGGGGGGACaggccccggcgcggcgcggccctTACCGGCGGTGAGCGCCGGTGCAGCCCACGGCCGCCGCGCCAGCAGCCGCCCGCAGCCCTTCCACAGCGCCGCCATGGCCCGCGCGGCGCGGCGCGATGACGCAGCAGGCGGTGACGCGGCGCGCGGTGACGCGGTTTATTGGCTCAGTAGCGGCCCAGCACGGTGGCCAGCAGCGCCATGCGCATGTACATCCCGTTCTCCGCCTGCCGGAAGTACGCGGCGCGCGGGTCCGAGTCCACCTCCACGCTGCGGAAGTGACGTCAGAAGAGGAAGTAACGACAACCCCATGCCCCGCCCCCCATCGCCCCAAGACCCCCCGAACCCCGCCTAGCACCTCCATCGCCCTGATGGACCCTTGAGCCCCCTACAAAAGCCGCTCCTGAGCCATCCCCACAAGAGCTGCCCCTGAGCACCCCCCAAGAGCCCCCCCCCAacagcccccccagctgcctccGAGCCCCCCCAAGAGCCTCCCCCAGCTGCCTTTGAGCCGCCCCCAAGAActgccccagagcagccccctgcagataccccaccccaccccagagctgcccccaagcCCCCAAgtccccccatccccacactccagccccccccatccccacctgaTCTCATTGAcacggggcagggggtgcaTCACC
This window harbors:
- the MPV17 gene encoding protein Mpv17 isoform X1 is translated as MGSVGPEQAQAFPAQQRCRQAGQRLGRRSWLSAGCSEVVFCPSARQLPEQAVLVTGALMGAGDMIAQQLVERRGLRGHNGPRTLKMMAIGFCFVGPVVGSWYKILDRLIPGTTKVVAVKKMVLDQGAFAPCFLGCFLAITGAMNGLSVEENWSKIQQDYMDALLTNYCLSGSQSLWLWTLSLLSPGWLSSSALPSSGTATSPGRQIGCEVEAVLPPRASCMLLDSAPPLEPLEQAPVAVDGARICRVLAAAIPLAPWRIPLPVTTALTTPGMHRGEGDAMVTPGLLWV